GAAAGTAGTAGTGGCAATATGGCGATAGGTTTGGCACAGGTTTGTTCTTATCATAATATACCTTTAGTAATTGTTGTAGATCCAAAAGCTAATAAGCATACTTTAAAAATATTAGATGCTTATGGAGTAAAAGTAGATATGGTTGAAAAAGCTAGCCAAAATGGAGGTTATCTTGGTGCTCGCTTACAAAGAGTACAAGAGCTTGTGGCACAACTTCCAAATGCTATATGGACAAATCAATATGGAAATAAAGCCAACCCGAAAGCACATTGGCAAACTATGAAAGAGATTTATGAAGATTTACCTGATGTAGATTATGTTTTTTCTGCCACTAGTACTTGTGGGACATTAATGGGTTGTGCAGATTTTATTAACTCTGAACATTTAAATACAAAACTTATTGCAGTAGATGCTAAGGGAAGTGTGATTTTTGGAGAACAACCAGAAGAACGACATATTCCTGGTCATGGTGCTGGTTTACCATCTCAATTTTTAGATAAAAATGCCATTCATGATGTGGTTCATACTACAGATAAAGAATGTGTAACTGGTTGTCACAAACTACTTAAATTAGAAAGTATTTTAGCTGGCGGATCTTCTGGTGCAGTTACAACAGCTATAGAAAAATTAAAACATAAAATCCCTAAACACAGCACGTGTGTTCTCATACTTTGTGATCGCGGCGAACGCTATATAGATACTATTTATAATAAAGATTGGGTAGCTCAAAAACTAGGGTAATGCAAACTGAAACTTTTCATATAGGAATTGTAGGTTTTGGTCCCAAAGGATTATATAGTTTTGAAAGGCTTCTCGCCTACTTAAATCATTTTAAGGTTGAGACTCAAGTAAACATTCACCTATTTAATGAGTCGTCTTCTTTTGTTGCTGGTTGGGTTTATCATAAGGATCAACCAGAGTATTTGTTAATGAATTATCCTAACCAATTCATTTCATTACAACCAACTTCAAAACCTTCAGCGGTTTGTGAGGTGTTGTCATTTTCTGAATGGTTAAGCGAAAAGCAAAAAGAATCAATTAAAGAGCTTGATCCAAAAGTGTCTTCTCGTAAAACTGTTGGTGCTTATTTAAGTTTTTACTTTGAAAAGTTTTGTAATTGCTTACCTAATAATGTTTCAGTTTATAAACACATTGCTTCGGTTGAAGACATTAAACAAAAAGGAGATGATTTTAAGCTTAAAACCTCGACTAATGTTAAACTTCCATTATTAAATTCAATAGTAATTACAACAGGTCATACACCTAGCATTAGGAGCAAGGAAGAATTCTTTAATGCCCCAAATAACATTCCTTTTGTATATCCTATTGAAAAGAAATTAAGTGTTGTAAATCCACAATCTACCGCAATCTTAAAAGGAATTGGCTTAACAGCTATTGATGCTATTTTAGGTTTAACCGAAGGTAAAAACGGTAAGTTTAAACAAAAGAGCAATAATGAATACTCCTATTTAAAAAGCGGAAACGAACCGAAAATCATTTATCCCTATTCTAGGTCTGGTATTCCTATTATTCCTAGAGGTGAAAATGCACTCAACTACGAGCAAACTAGCTTTTTCCTAAAAGATTTTATAGCTTCTCAGAATTTTAAACCACATTCACTCGATTTTGAAACTGATGTTTTACCTATTATAAAACAAGATATTGTAGGCGAATTTTACAATACATTATTTCAACTACACAATGTTTCTTATAGGCAATATGAAGATTTTAATGGCCTTAATATTCGCATCGAGAAATTTCATAAAGAGCATCCAGAAATTGAAAAATTTGAAGCAGAAAATTTGTTAGCTCCTACTCTAGCTTTAAATGTTGCTTCATTTAAAAATGTGTATGAGTTTTGGACATTTTGGTGCCTAGAAAATGAGAAAGCTAAAAGCCCATACGTTGCAGCTGCAAGTGCTTGGCGCTATTTAAGCAAGGAATTTAATTTACTGTACAGCCAACAAAAACTTACTAAAAAGTCAAAACAACTATTTCAAACAAAATATTTTGGGTTATTTAATAAGATCTCATACGGTCCACCATTGGTGAATATTAAAAAAATGCTGGCACTTATAGAAGCCAATATTTTAGACTTCAGTTTTTCTGAAAGTCCAACTATATCTAAAAATACAATTTCAAATTCAAATCAATCTTCAATATACGATTGGTTAATTGATGCAAGGCTACCGAGAGGTTTTTCAAATTCAAAGTCTGTTTTATTTAATTCAGAAAATTCAGCTAAATTATTTACAACCACTAAATTTTCAAATACTACACACGAATTACATTGTACAGCTACTGGTCATCCTATTAGTAAAGATGGTGAACCATTAAAATCTATCGTTTTATATGGCACTCCTACAGAAAATATCTTATTTGATAACGATACCTTATCTAGAACACATAACGATACAGTGTCCGGTTGGGCCAAAAACATTGCAAATAATTTAAGTGTAACCACACAACTTATATCATCTTAACATGAAAGATACATTACCAAAATTAACGCCTATTACGTCTGCTTGGATGCATAATATAATAGAAGATTTTAATCTTCAGGATGCATTATTCAATACATACGGTTCTCCACTAAATATACATAGCTTACCTTCTTTTGAAGATAATATTACAGAATATCAAGAGGTATTAAATGTTTATAATTTTAAGAGTCAATTGTTTTTTGCCAGAAAAGCAAATAAGTTTAAAAATCTTATTGAAGCTGCTGTAAATAGTGACATTGGTGTAGATACTGCAAGTTATGAAGAGCTTAAACAATGTTTAGATCTTCAAGTAGAATCATCTAAACTCA
This region of Croceibacter atlanticus HTCC2559 genomic DNA includes:
- the sbnA gene encoding 2,3-diaminopropionate biosynthesis protein SbnA; translated protein: MNATLTLPITNHTVYESILTTIGHTPLVKLKKLSAELGFQVYGKLEMTNPGGSIKDRTSLNIIEEEIAKGNITKNTTLVESSSGNMAIGLAQVCSYHNIPLVIVVDPKANKHTLKILDAYGVKVDMVEKASQNGGYLGARLQRVQELVAQLPNAIWTNQYGNKANPKAHWQTMKEIYEDLPDVDYVFSATSTCGTLMGCADFINSEHLNTKLIAVDAKGSVIFGEQPEERHIPGHGAGLPSQFLDKNAIHDVVHTTDKECVTGCHKLLKLESILAGGSSGAVTTAIEKLKHKIPKHSTCVLILCDRGERYIDTIYNKDWVAQKLG
- a CDS encoding FAD/NAD(P)-binding protein, with amino-acid sequence MQTETFHIGIVGFGPKGLYSFERLLAYLNHFKVETQVNIHLFNESSSFVAGWVYHKDQPEYLLMNYPNQFISLQPTSKPSAVCEVLSFSEWLSEKQKESIKELDPKVSSRKTVGAYLSFYFEKFCNCLPNNVSVYKHIASVEDIKQKGDDFKLKTSTNVKLPLLNSIVITTGHTPSIRSKEEFFNAPNNIPFVYPIEKKLSVVNPQSTAILKGIGLTAIDAILGLTEGKNGKFKQKSNNEYSYLKSGNEPKIIYPYSRSGIPIIPRGENALNYEQTSFFLKDFIASQNFKPHSLDFETDVLPIIKQDIVGEFYNTLFQLHNVSYRQYEDFNGLNIRIEKFHKEHPEIEKFEAENLLAPTLALNVASFKNVYEFWTFWCLENEKAKSPYVAAASAWRYLSKEFNLLYSQQKLTKKSKQLFQTKYFGLFNKISYGPPLVNIKKMLALIEANILDFSFSESPTISKNTISNSNQSSIYDWLIDARLPRGFSNSKSVLFNSENSAKLFTTTKFSNTTHELHCTATGHPISKDGEPLKSIVLYGTPTENILFDNDTLSRTHNDTVSGWAKNIANNLSVTTQLISS